DNA from Rosa rugosa chromosome 6, drRosRugo1.1, whole genome shotgun sequence:
CTCTGGCTCTTTCAGCGCCAACAGCACCTTATTTAGTCTTGTTCATCTTCAGCGTCTGAACCTCGCTGATAATGACTTCATAGGATCTCCAATTCCTACTAGCATTAGGAACTTTCCAAGGCTCAGGTATCTCAACCTCTCTTTCTCTGTCTTTGCTGATCACGTCCCATCTGAAGTTTCACAACTGTCTAAGTTGTCTTCCCTCGATCTATCTTTCAattatgatttgttttccaATGAAGAATTGTTAAGAAGCCTAGCTCAAAATTTAACTGGCCTAGAAACACTTGATCTTTCTTTCATTCATATATCATCCAGATTCCAGAGCACCCAACACCCTGACAAATTTATCTCTTTTGACATCCCTCTCCCTTGATGATTGCGGCCTGTTCGGAAAATTACCAGGAAGAATCTTTAAATTACAGAATTTGAATGTTCTTAGTGTGAGATACAACCCCGCACTCATGGGGTATTTTCCTGATGATTATAGTGGAAGTAGTCATGATCTCATGTCACTCAAACTCTCGACCACTAATTTTTTCATAAACCTACCTTCTTTGATAGATAGGTTTCATTCACTGAAAGAGTTGGATGTGGGTTCTTGCAATATTTCTGAAGGTCCAATACCATTGTCGCTTGGTAATCTTAGGGATCTCATCTATTTGGACCTTTCACAAAATAAGTTCAATGGTCAAATTCCTGCAGCTACATGGGGAAACCTTACCCAACTTACACATCTATTACTTTCTAGTAATTATTTTCATGGTTCAGTTCCCCAAACCTTATTCAATCTCATGAATCTTCAAACCCTTTATCTAGATCGTAATAATTTGAGTGGTACTATAGAGTTACAGAAGTTTCTTAACCTACAAAAACTCACCTCCCTATATCTGTCTCATAATAATTTGGAATTGCTCGCAGAATCTAGATTTTTGAATAATGCAACTATTGTACTTCCAAAGTTTGAGTATCTAGGATTGGGTGGGTGCAACATAAGAGAGTTCCCAGATTTCCTAAGATCTCAAGAAGCATTGTTACAGTTAGATCTCTCTAGAAACAAATTGCAAGGCCACGTACCAAAATGGATATGGAACACAAGCACTAAAACTCTGCAATATATTAACATTTCTCATAACTTCCTGTCAGGCTTCGAGAAATCTCCAGCTGTCCTTCCCTGGGTTGAGCTACAATTGTTAGACCTATCATTCAACATGTTTCAGGAATTATTATTGTTACCTTCACCATCTCTACAATACTATAACATTGCAAACAACAAATTAAGGGGACAAGTTTCACCAATGATTTGCACTCTGACTTCTCTTAGATACATTGATTTTTCAAACAACAAGTTGATTGGCGACCTACCGCAGTGTGGGGGAGACTTTAGTGTTAATCTGGAATATCTCAAACTTGGAAACAACTCATTTCATGGAAATCTTCCTCAATCATAGTCCAATGGAAGCAATTTAAGGATGATGGATATTGGTCACAACAATTTTCATGGGCAACTACCGAGGTCACTGGCAAATTGTGCAAGTCTTCAAAGTTTAGTCCTTTCACACAATAAATTTAATGATACCTTCCCTGTTTGGTTGGGGGCTCTCCCTgagttgaaaattttgacaatgGACCACAATGTGTTCTATGGAGTGATTGTGAAAACTGAAACCTGATAAGAAGAATTACGAGGCCCGGCCGGGCTGAGGTATTCAACTTTCACAAATCAGCCAGGCAGACCGACACTCCCGGGTGGAAGTCAATTACTTTtccggaggaggaggaagggAATCTTAGGATGCCTCACGTACGATGACCCTTTTCTCATCACGTTCCAGGTAAATCATTACATTACATCAAGGATATTGATAGATACCGGTGCGTCTGTCAGTGTACTATTCTGAGACCCGTACAAAGCATTAAACAGTGGACGATCAAAGTTGTCTCAGGTCAACCTTTAATCAGTGTCTCCGGGGACATAGTTCAACCACTTGGATCTAACTATTTGTCAATCATGGTGGGAGAGAGTCTAAACTGCTCATcgatcaaaacagagttcatcgtcgTCGATTGCATCTCGTCATACAATGCCATACTTGGTCGCCCAGCATTATGGCGCCTAAAAACCTTTGTTACTGGGCATATGCTTATGATGAAAGTGCCGATCCCGGTAGGAGTAGCAACGATCCAGGGGGATCGAGCTGTCGCTAGACATTGCTACGTGTTAACAGTTTCTCAGGGCAAGGGAAGATCGAAGTGTTAACAATGATCGCTGATCCCTCCCCATCTGACCAATATGAGGATCCCAGGGAGGACACTGACTCTAATGAAGAGCGGCCTAGTGTTGTAGAGGATATCAAGGAGGTGGTATTATCGGAAGAGTACACGTACGGATAGAACGGTACGGATCGGTACCAAACTTACTCCAGCTGTCCAAGACAATTTGATCAAGTTCTTACGTGCCAATTCGGCTGTATTCTCATGGCCTCAAGAAAACTTGAGGAAACAATTTGGGGAAAATAGAATACTTGGCTTTCATAATCAGTGCAAAAATCCCATAACAAGGGATGTGCATCAAGGCCATACAAAAGTACCTGTGAAGTAAAAGACATCATTAGATCATTTATGCTGATAAGTACTTACAGTAAAGGCACGAGAGAGGATAGCTAGTATACCACAATGATCTGGATCATCGGCTTGAGAGTCAGGGGATGCACCGATCTACAATTTCCTAGGGATCTTCCCTATTTGGAGGCTTTATGCCTCTTATCTCGGCTTTGCCTTTCAAGTCTGCTCAATCTAGTCTCCCATCTCCACTCCCACCATGCTGCTTCCTTTCCCTCATTCCCCTCTTTTGTTTCTACTCCCATCTCATAACCCTTTCTCTATTGTTGATCCTTGAACAACATCCATTTATGTCATTTTGTTATGTTGAATCCGTCGGTGTACCTTATCATCTACAACCATTATCACCGTTGCCCTTCAGGGCGTTTACCCAGCTCTTCAGAGTGTTTACCTTGCTCTTCAGAGCGTTTACCTTCAATACACTAAGGAGTTCACCACGCAGTTACTTATGGTATCTACGGATCCCATCATCCCATGGTTCTTTGATTCTTGGTTCCTTGGTACTTTCTCGGTGGTTGCTTATCTCCAGCTGTTCGGTTACAATCGGAGGGATGCTTTTGTTACATCTCGGCGGGAGATTTGGGTCTCTATGGCGTGTTTTGGTTGTCAGTTTCTTGGGCTTGTTTGTGTCCTCGTTCGATGCAATTTCCACATCGTGGATGTTAGATATGGGGACACTATTGTATTGGAGCTTCTGTGTTGTTTGTGTTCCttattttcagttttatttGGTTTAGTTTGGATGGGCCTCTGCTGCCCTctc
Protein-coding regions in this window:
- the LOC133716491 gene encoding receptor-like protein 7, with product MGYFPDDYSGSSHDLMSLKLSTTNFFINLPSLIDRFHSLKELDVGSCNISEGPIPLSLGNLRDLIYLDLSQNKFNGQIPAATWGNLTQLTHLLLSSNYFHGSVPQTLFNLMNLQTLYLDRNNLSGTIELQKFLNLQKLTSLYLSHNNLELLAESRFLNNATIVLPKFEYLGLGGCNIREFPDFLRSQEALLQLDLSRNKLQGHVPKWIWNTSTKTLQYINISHNFLSGFEKSPAVLPWVELQLLDLSFNMFQELLLLPSPSLQYYNIANNKLRGQVSPMICTLTSLRYIDFSNNKLIGDLPQCGGDFSVNLEYLKLGNNSFHGNLPQS